AAATGCGGGTTTGGAGTGATGACTAAAAGAAGTGAGAGGGGAGAAGATGAGACTGTTAGATATGTCACCCTTGCCTGTGCCCGTGGTGGGAAGGCTCAGAATAGACTCTTGAATGTCTCCAACCCACGTCCGACAAGAAAGACGGAGTGTAAGGCCAAAATAAATGCCTTAAAAGCTGATGATGGAAAGTTTAGGCTGACTACAGTTCATAATATCCACAATCACGGCCTCAGTCCGAAGAAATCCCGCTTCTTTCGATGTAACCGAGAAGTGAGTGAATATGTCAAAAGAGTTCTAGATACAAATGATTTGGCTGGTATCCGAATGAACAAGAGCTTCGGATCTCTGGTTGTAGGCGCAGGTGGATTTGAGAACCTCCCGTTTTTGGAAAAAGACTGTCGTAACTACATCGACAAGGCTAGGCATCTACGACTGGGCGCAGGTGGTGCCGAAGCACTTCGAGACTACTTTTTACGAATGCAATACAAAAATCCGGGGTTCTTTGCACTGATGAACCTGGACGATGACAGGAGGCTAAAGAATGTATTTTGGGCAGATCCCCGTAGTAGAGCTGCATACCAATATTTCGGTGATGTGGTAACCTTCAACACCACATACTTGACGAACCGATATGGGACGCCCTtcgcaccatttgttggtgtaaaccaccatgggcaGTCAATTTTGTTGGGAGCTGGCTTGATTTCATCTGAGGATACACATACCTTCGTGTGGTTATTCCAAACCTGGTTGCAGTGTATGGATGGTGTCGCACCGAAGGCTATTATCACTGACCAAGATAGagccatgaaaaatgcaattgcaaTTGTCTTCCCAGAAAGCCGCCATAGATTTTGCCTATGGCATATCCTGAAGAAAGTCCCAGAAAAGCTTGGATGCTATGGTTTCTACAAAAGTGGCATGAAAACTGCACTGATGAAATGTGTTTATGACACACAAAAGCGGGAAGAGTTTGAAAATCTTGACATGAGATGATCAGCACGTATAACTTGCATGATAATGTCTGGTTGCAGAGTTTATACACTGAGCGTTGCCATTGGGTACCGGCCTTCTTGAAAGACATTTTTTGGGCTGGGATGAGTACGACGTAGTAGAGCGAGAGCATGAATTCCTTTTTTGATGGTTACGTTCATGCTAAGACGaacttgaaagagtttgtcgatCAGTACGATAATGtcctgaaaaagaaaattgagaacgaAAATGTCGCTGACTTCCACTCATTTAATCTCACAATTCCTTGCATCTCTAGATCGCCTATTGAAAAGTTATATCAAGATTTGTATACAAATGTTAAATTTAGGGAAGTTCAGATCCAGCTTACTGGCACTATCGACTTGGACCCAGTTTTACATAGAAGAGAGGGTACTGTGAAAACCTATTTGGTAGAGGATGAAGTTCGTGTTGAAGATTTTACGAAGCAAGTGACACACTCGGTAGATTTTAATGAGGAAGATGGTGTCGCGAAATGTTCTTGTAGTTTATTTGAAATGAGGGGGATAGTGTGCCGGCACATCTTCGCTGTGTTCAAATGTAACGGGATTAAGACAATGCCACAACAGCACATTTTggatcgatggaggaaggacatTAAAAGAAGATACACGTTAATTAACAGCAGCTATGACGCAGGCGAGGTGCGGGAAGATGCTAATAGATATTCAAGtctgttgaatatttgttataAAATGATTACTTGTGCTGCGGGTTCGAAAAAGCATACTGAGGATGCAACAACTAAGTTGCATGCAATGATTGACCTGTATTCTGAGACCTAAGAACCCCCATCGCTGGCTGAAAATTGTATAAATGTTGGTGGCATGACAAAGGAAAGTGCAGCTACCACTGGAAGTTCAACTCAAGTACTCAGTCCAAAGATAGTTCGAGGGAAAGCCAGGCCCCCATCTATAAGGAGAGCATCTAGGATGGAGAAAGAGCTGAGAAAAGTTAAAGAGAAAACGAAGACAGCGCAGGGAAAGGGAAAACGCAAACAGGTGCATTTAAGTAAAATTACATTCTTGCATTTAATACCAATTCCAGATTTGTTATtaaatttttccatattttattaGCGGGATGGAGACGATACACATGGCGTGGACACTTGCAGGAGCTTATTTGGCCCCTCCGATTTGGACGTCTCCAATATTGGACACTTGCaggtaaaataaataagttattATTTATGCTTGGACTATTTGAAGTCCATTGCTGTACTTTTTACGAAATTTTGTGATCAGGCTATTCCAAACAGCATACTAGCATATGACATTAGGGGAACCCAATCACCAGATCCAGTAATTCAAACTCAACAAAGTGTAAGTGGATCCCCGTAgtttaatgttattttaatgACATTTGTCGACATCACAGGTAATACACTAGTTGTTATTAATTACAAATGGAATTTGGGTTGGACGGATCACAACCGCTACACGTTGAGTTTGATGGATCACAATCACAACAATGATATTGAGTATGTAATTTTTCCATGTTGCGAAgtattcatcttcttcttctccttttactTCAACATTTGTGTCAATTACAATTGTTAGTTGGTCG
The genomic region above belongs to Carya illinoinensis cultivar Pawnee chromosome 4, C.illinoinensisPawnee_v1, whole genome shotgun sequence and contains:
- the LOC122306503 gene encoding protein FAR-RED ELONGATED HYPOCOTYL 3-like — its product is MNSFFDGYVHAKTNLKEFVDQYDNVLKKKIENENVADFHSFNLTIPCISRSPIEKLYQDLYTNVKFREVQIQLTGTIDLDPVLHRREGTVKTYLVEDEVRVEDFTKQVTHSVDFNEEDGVAKCSCSLFEMRGIVCRHIFAVFKCNGIKTMPQQHILDRWRKDIKRRYTLINSSYDAGEVREDANRYSSLLNICYKMITCAAGSKKHTEDATTKLHAMIDLYSET
- the LOC122306502 gene encoding protein FAR1-RELATED SEQUENCE 4-like — encoded protein: MEKGKEHPSTLRPSSSNPQSADIPSTSPNIPIHGYYGPVPAWSPAFLDANQYPSNLQNASYPFQHGMEGQLSNINTSSVTSRFQGTEDNRYVVGEETDSPCTSSRVEEVNFDTPDEQETEYGSAGTSKKTQMDDIDEPMSGMEFNSLEDLISYYKEYGKKCGFGVMTKRSERGEDETVRYVTLACARGGKAQNRLLNVSNPRPTRKTECKAKINALKADDGKFRLTTVHNIHNHGLSPKKSRFFRCNREVSEYVKRVLDTNDLAGIRMNKSFGSLVVGAGGFENLPFLEKDCRNYIDKARHLRLGAGGAEALRDYFLRMQYKNPGFFALMNLDDDRRLKNVFWADPRSRAAYQYFGDVVTFNTTYLTNRYGTPFAPFVGVNHHGQSILLGAGLISSEDTHTFVWLFQTWLQCMDGVAPKAIITDQDRAMKNAIAIVFPESRHRFCLWHILKKVPEKLGCYGFYKSGMKTALMKCVYDTQKREEFENLDMR